The following are encoded in a window of Fusarium oxysporum f. sp. lycopersici 4287 chromosome 5, whole genome shotgun sequence genomic DNA:
- a CDS encoding eukaryotic translation initiation factor 2 subunit gamma: MSANGDPKYDDIESESDSGESVGHNEAGDEKPLKSALKKSNPAIAEPAAQKPPLPPQTDPKDLDVASLTPLTPEIIARQATINIGTIGHVAHGKSTVVKAISGVQTVRFKNELIRNITIKLGYANAKIYKCDNQACPRPGCYRSYKSEKEVDPPCERDGCGGTYRLLRHVSFVDCPGHDILMSTMLSGAAVMDAALLLIAGNESCPQPQTSEHLAAIEIMKLDKIIILQNKVDLMREEAAQQHYQSILKFIRGTVAGKSPVIPISAQLKFNIDAVNEAIVNTIPVPPRDFSIDPHMIVIRSFDVNKPGSEIDDLKGGVAGGSILHGVVKLGDEIEIRPGIVSRDDSGALKCTPIFSRVVSLNSEANDLKYAVPGGLIGVGTRIDPTLCRADRLVGFVLGLKGRLPEIYSEIEVNFYLLRRLLGVRTADGKQAKVAKLAKNEVIMVNIGSTSTGAKVAAIKNDAAKLVLTSPACTNIGEKVALSRRIEKHWRLIGWATIAAGVTLEPSTA, translated from the exons atgtctgccAACGGCGACCCCAAATACGACGACATCGAGTCCGAGTCTGACTCCGGCGAGTCTGTCGGCCACAAcgaggctggtgatgagaagcCCCTCAAGTCGGCTCTGAAGAAGTCCAACCCAGCTATCGCAGAGCCCGCTGCTCAAAAACCTCCTCTGCCCCCGCAAACCGACCCCAAAGATCTCGATGTTGCCAGCCTGACCCCCTTGACGCCCGAGATTATTGCCCGTCAAGCTACTATCAACATTGGTACCATTGGCCATGTAGCTCACGGAAAGTCCACCGTCGTCAAGGCTATCTCTGGTGTCCAGACTGTCCGTTTCAAGAACGAGTTGATCAGAAACATTACCATCAAGTTGGGTTATGCCAACGCCAAGATCTACAAATGCGACAACCAAGCATGCCCTCGACCTGGATGCTACCGCAGTTACAAGAGTGAGAAGGAAGTTGACCCTCCTTGTGAGAGAGATGGCTGTGGCGGTACTTACAGGCTATTGCGACACGTCTC ATTCGTCGATTGCCCCGGTCACGATATTCTCATGAGCACCATGTTGTCAGGCGCCGCCGTCATGGACGCcgctctccttctcatcgccGGTAACGAATCTTGCCCTCAGCCCCAGACCTCTGAGCACTTGGCTGCTATTGAGATTATgaagctcgacaagatcatcattCTCCAGAACAAGGTTGATCTTATGCGAGAAGAGGCTGCGCAGCAGCACTACCAATCCATCCTCAAGTTCATCCGAGGAACTGTCGCCGGCAAGTCCCCAGTCATTCCCATCTCTGCCCAGCTCAAGTTCAACATCGATGCCGTCAACGAGGCCATTGTCAACACCATTCCCGTTCCTCCCAGAGACTTCAGCATAGACCCTCATATGATCGTCATTCGATCATTCGACGTCAACAAGCCTGGTTCCGAGATCGACGACCTCAAGGGTGGTGTTGCTGGTGGTTCTATTCTCCACGGTGttgtcaagcttggtgatgagattgagatcCGACCTGGTATTGTCTCCCGAGACGATAGCGGTGCCCTAAAGTGCACTCCCATTTTCAGCCGAGTCGTCTCGCTTAACTCCGAAGCCAACGACCTCAAGTACGCCGTTCCCGGTGGTCTCATCGGTGTCGGCACCCGAATTGATCCTACTCTGTGCCGAGCCGATCGTCTGGTCGGTTTCGTCTTGGGTCTCAAGGGCCGCCTTCCCGAGATCTACAGTGAGATCGAGGTCAACTTCTACCTTCTCCGCCGCCTGCTCGGTGTGAGGACCGCCGATGGTAAACAAGCCAAGGTTGCTAAGCTCGCTAAGAACGAGGTTATCATGGTCAACATTGGTTCTACCTCCACTGGCGCCAAGGTTGCTGCCATCAAGAACGACGCTGCTAAGCTTGTCCTGACCAGCCCCGCCTGCACCAACATCGGCGAAAAGGTTGCTCTGAGCAGACGTATTGAGAAGCATTGGCGTCTCATTGGTTGGGCTACCATTGCTGC TGGTGTGACCCTCGAGCCCAGCACTGCTTAG